In Topomyia yanbarensis strain Yona2022 chromosome 2, ASM3024719v1, whole genome shotgun sequence, one DNA window encodes the following:
- the LOC131683567 gene encoding beta-1,3-glucan-binding protein-like, which translates to MWFSDSRDVLYLILLTISTSQLASGLDKTYNRDQGLSNLNSERLSVTSASGSLVDRRKFCSGELIFEDNFDTLDLDKWQHEHTLGGGGNGEFQFYLNNRENSFVEDGVFYIKPTLLGIEPGGEEFLSNGRLDIHGGDPGNFCTNPAWDGCVRTGTPEAILNPVKSARVRTVNSFSFKYGRLEIRAKLPTGDWMWPALWLMPRINQYGTWPASGEIDLMEARCNVDYYDANGTHLGVEQVLSTLHFGPNAWTNAYNTTTAPRNSPPGLGFNKNFHRYQLEWTPDYMTFSIDDEPLLRADGNFWERGNFEERAPGTRNPWISGTKMAPFDQEFFIIMNLAIGGTNGYFPDEKVTTPTSKPWSNDSPVRVAMTNFWNKKDDWISSWSLEQNDGKNSAFQIDYVRVWAL; encoded by the exons ATGTGGTTCTCAGATAGTAGGGATGTTTTGTATTTAATATTACTGACTATTTCAACAAGTCAACTGGCTTCTGGTTTAGATAAAACTTACAACAGAGACCAAGGACTATCGAACTTGAATTCCGAAAGGTTGTCGGTAACTTCAGCCAGTGGATCGCTTGTCGATCGAAGGAAGTTTTGTTCAGGTGAACTAATTTTTGAGGATAATTTCGATACATTGGATTTGGATAAATGGCAACATGAACATACGCTTGGTGGTGGAGGC AATGGTGAGTTCCAGTTCTATCTCAATAATCGGGAAAATTCATTCGTCGAAGACGGAGTATTCTACATAAAGCCAACATTGCTTGGAATTGAGCCTGGAGGCGAAGAGTTCCTTTCAAATGGACGACTAGACATTCACGGCGGAGATCCTGGAAACTT CTGTACGAATCCAGCATGGGATGGATGTGTGCGAACAGGAACTCCGGAAGCTATCTTGAATCCAGTCAAAAGCGCACGTGTTCGAACTGTCAATTCGTTCAGTTTCAAATACGGTCGACTGGAGATCAGAGCCAAACTACCAACCGGCGATTGGATGTGGCCTGCACTTTGGCTCATGCCTCGCATCAATCAGTATGGCACATGGCCAGCTTCCGGTGAGATTGACCTTATGGAGGCACGCTGCAACGTTGATTATTACGACGCCAATGGAACCCATCTGGGAGTGGAGCAGGTTTTATCGACATTACACTTCGGTCCGAATGCATGGACGAATGCTTACAACACGACCACCGCCCCAAGAAATTCTCCACCGGGTCTAGGCTTCAACAAAAATTTTCACCGTTACCAGCTCGAATGGACTCCAGACTATATGACCTTCAGTATAGATGACGAGCCTCTTTTGCGAGCCGATGGAAATTTCTGGGAAAGAGGCAACTTCGAGGAACGAGCTCCTGGAACCAGAAACCCATGGATATCTGGCACTAAAATGGCACCATTCGATCAAGAATTTTTCATTATTATGAATCTAGCAATCGGAGGAACAAACGGATATTTTCCAGATGAGAAGGTAACAACTCCCACATCTAAACCTTGGTCCAATGATTCCCCGGTTCGAGTCGCGATGACCAATTTCTGGAACAAAAAAGATGATTGGATTTCCTCGTGGAGCTTGGAACAAAATGACGGTAAAAATAGTGCTTTCCAAATCGATTACGTTAGAGTATGGGCATTGTAA
- the LOC131683570 gene encoding uncharacterized protein LOC131683570, translating to MSGKVKTVQSSKPVKTIRNVLVQPFKTKWPLVPGNDAEQFNKLFTKIPHNLMTRGMKDSVRLINEGKSCALFLSSDFHPQILGKQLIRMARRNSPTIQIVTVEKIRWSGSLERILAIPKSGSEQHDVAELLTLMTKIAKANEYEDDLCHNTTERSKLTTKQRNVVQELKPDDIARLHLPRHDCKRRTFVPEVSIFAPKSTVDTDKEEWSEYISLKRSRQDEMEFDVNLGPSKSIVGRKEKDSNKPAFVKAGTTYVPLTVNRIQGNPNRKKHNRKKAK from the exons ATGAGTGGCAAAGTGAAAACTGTGCAAAGCAGCAAACCTGTGAAAACTATTCGTAACGTTTTGGTACAGCcttttaaaacaaaatg GCCGCTGGTTCCAGGGAATGACGCAGAACAATTCAACAAACTTTTCACGAAAATACCACA taatttGATGACACGTGGCATGAAAGATAGTGTGCGACTGATTAACGAAGGAAAATCGTGTGCACTTTTTCTGAGTTCTGATTTTCATCCACAAATTTTGGGAAAACAACTCATACGAATGGCGCGGCGTAACTCACCAACCATACAAATTGTAACCGTCGAAAAGATCCGGTGGAGTGGTTCGTTGGAGAGGATTCTGGCCATTCCCAAGAGCGGCAGCGAACAGCATGATGTAGCCGAACTGTTGACCTTGATGACAAAAATTGCCAAGGCAAATGAATATGAGGACGATTTGTGCCACAATACTACTGAAAGAAGTAAGTTGACCACTAAACAGCGAAATGTAGTACAAGAGTTGAAACCAGACGATATTGCACGATTGCATCTTCCAAGACACGATTGTAAGCGGCGCACCTTTGTTCCGGAAGTATCAATATTTGCCCCCAAGTCAACTGTGGACACCGACAAGGAGGAATGGAGTGAATACATTTCCCTCAAACGATCCAGGCAGGATGAAATGGAATTCGATGTAAATTTAGGACCATCAAAATCCATCGTAGGTAGAAAAGAAAAGGATTCTAACAAGCCAGCGTTTGTAAAAGCTGGTACTACATACGTTCCTCTAACGGTTAATCGTATCCAAGGAAATCCTAATCGAAAGAAGCACAATAGAAAGAAAGCGAAATAA